One Streptomyces sp. NBC_00554 DNA segment encodes these proteins:
- a CDS encoding DUF5990 family protein, producing MRIRIEAVDLPGLNCSPGASADGKAVTYGNVHVAVQRRDRPAELLDPQPGDAASATWTLECTTADSPTGTEVKGPYVQDRLGRRFIYLSWGTVDESGVFSMFRRAKLMIDAIPAEVLATAARDGRLVGRLGLTDAQGAPVCARVEPPRITWTAEPAA from the coding sequence ATGCGCATCCGTATCGAGGCTGTCGATCTGCCCGGCCTGAACTGCTCCCCCGGGGCCTCCGCCGACGGCAAGGCGGTGACCTACGGCAATGTCCACGTCGCCGTGCAGCGCCGCGACAGACCGGCCGAACTCCTCGACCCGCAGCCCGGCGACGCCGCTTCGGCGACCTGGACGCTGGAGTGCACAACGGCCGACTCGCCGACCGGCACCGAGGTGAAGGGCCCCTACGTGCAGGACCGTCTGGGGCGCCGGTTCATCTACCTGTCCTGGGGCACGGTCGACGAGTCCGGCGTCTTCTCGATGTTCCGCCGCGCCAAGCTGATGATCGACGCCATCCCCGCCGAAGTGCTCGCCACCGCCGCACGTGATGGCCGGCTGGTCGGACGCCTCGGCCTGACGGATGCGCAAGGCGCACCCGTGTGCGCGCGGGTCGAGCCCCCACGCATCACCTGGACCGCCGAGCCGGCTGCCTAG
- a CDS encoding SDR family NAD(P)-dependent oxidoreductase: protein MPTAMVTGATAGIGAAFARRLAADGFGLVLLARDTERLQRAAEEYRAAHGVDVEILSADLATEEGLAAAEQRAGQGVDLLVNNAGFGQRGAFLGTDLSEELAMLRVHCEAVLRLTRAALPGMVEQGRGGVVNVASVAAFFPRGTYSASKAWVVTFSESLRQEVSGSGAHVMALCPGWVRTEFHERSRMDTSGIPDSLWLDADDLVAAAIRDFRRGVPVSIPDARYKALAGLGRLLPRRLNARLSAGAGSRHS from the coding sequence ATGCCCACAGCCATGGTCACCGGAGCGACAGCGGGAATCGGCGCGGCCTTCGCCCGGCGGCTGGCCGCGGACGGCTTCGGTCTTGTCCTGCTCGCCCGTGACACCGAACGGCTCCAGCGGGCGGCGGAGGAGTACCGCGCCGCCCACGGGGTCGACGTGGAGATCCTCTCCGCCGACCTCGCCACCGAGGAAGGACTCGCAGCGGCGGAGCAACGGGCCGGTCAGGGCGTCGACCTGCTCGTCAACAACGCGGGCTTCGGGCAGCGCGGCGCCTTCCTCGGCACCGATCTGTCCGAGGAACTCGCGATGCTGCGGGTGCACTGCGAAGCCGTACTGCGCCTGACGCGTGCCGCACTGCCCGGCATGGTGGAGCAGGGGCGCGGGGGTGTGGTGAACGTGGCGTCCGTGGCGGCGTTCTTCCCCCGCGGCACCTACAGCGCCTCCAAGGCGTGGGTCGTCACCTTCAGCGAGAGCCTCCGCCAGGAGGTGAGTGGCAGCGGGGCCCATGTGATGGCCCTTTGCCCGGGCTGGGTGCGTACCGAGTTCCACGAGCGGTCGCGGATGGACACCTCGGGCATCCCCGACTCCCTGTGGCTGGACGCGGACGACCTGGTTGCCGCCGCGATCCGCGACTTCCGCCGCGGCGTTCCGGTGAGCATCCCCGACGCGCGCTACAAGGCCCTCGCCGGGCTCGGCCGCCTGCTGCCCCGCCGACTCAACGCCCGGCTGTCCGCCGGGGCGGGCAGCCGCCACTCCTAG
- the sthA gene encoding Si-specific NAD(P)(+) transhydrogenase — MPDFDMLVIGSGPGGQKAAIAAAKLGRRAAVIDRPDMVGGVSIHTGTIPSKTLREAVLYLTGLTQRDLYGQSYRLKEDITVADLTARTQHVVSREVDVIRSQLSRNHVSLFAGTGRFLDDHTIGLREVNGHERELTAEHIVIATGTRPARPATVEFDEQTILDSDNVLNLERVPRSMVIVGAGVIGMEYASMFAALGSKITVVEQRPGMLDFCDVEVIESLKYHLRDLAVTFRFGETVAAVERHPRGTLTILESGKKIPADAVMYSAGRQGLTDELDLDKAGLSADRRGRITVDEHYRTEVPHIYAVGDVIGFPALAATSMEQGRTAAYHACGEPVNRMHDLQPIGIYTIPEISFIGKTEDQLTEDCVPFEVGISRYRELARGQIIGDSHGMLKLLVSPDDRKLLGVHCFGTGATELIHIGQSVMGCGGTVDYLVDAVFNYPTLAESYKVAALDATNKIRQIDRLRD, encoded by the coding sequence GTGCCTGACTTCGACATGCTTGTCATCGGTTCCGGTCCGGGCGGCCAGAAGGCTGCCATCGCCGCCGCCAAACTCGGCCGCAGGGCCGCCGTCATCGACCGTCCGGACATGGTCGGCGGGGTCTCCATCCATACCGGAACCATCCCCTCCAAGACGCTGCGCGAGGCGGTCCTGTACCTCACGGGACTGACCCAGCGCGATTTGTACGGCCAGAGCTACCGCCTCAAGGAGGACATCACCGTCGCCGACCTGACCGCGCGCACCCAGCACGTGGTCAGCCGCGAGGTCGACGTCATCCGCAGCCAGCTGTCCCGCAACCACGTGTCCCTCTTCGCGGGTACCGGCCGCTTCCTGGACGACCACACCATCGGCCTGCGTGAAGTGAACGGCCATGAACGGGAGTTGACCGCCGAGCACATCGTCATCGCCACGGGTACGCGTCCGGCCCGGCCGGCGACCGTCGAGTTCGACGAGCAGACCATCCTGGACTCCGACAACGTCCTGAACCTGGAACGGGTCCCGCGCTCCATGGTCATCGTCGGGGCCGGTGTGATCGGCATGGAGTACGCCTCCATGTTCGCCGCCCTCGGCAGCAAGATCACGGTGGTGGAACAGCGGCCCGGAATGCTCGACTTCTGCGACGTCGAGGTGATCGAGTCGCTGAAGTACCACCTGCGGGACCTGGCCGTCACGTTCCGGTTCGGGGAGACCGTCGCCGCGGTCGAGCGTCACCCCCGGGGCACCCTCACGATCCTGGAGAGCGGCAAGAAGATCCCCGCGGACGCGGTGATGTACTCGGCTGGCCGGCAGGGCCTCACCGACGAACTCGACCTGGACAAGGCGGGCTTGTCGGCCGACCGGCGCGGCCGGATCACGGTCGACGAGCACTACCGCACCGAGGTGCCGCACATCTACGCCGTGGGCGATGTCATCGGCTTCCCCGCGCTGGCCGCGACCTCGATGGAGCAGGGTCGTACGGCGGCCTACCACGCCTGTGGCGAGCCGGTGAACCGGATGCACGACCTTCAGCCGATCGGCATCTACACCATTCCGGAGATCAGCTTCATCGGCAAGACCGAGGACCAACTCACCGAGGACTGCGTGCCGTTCGAGGTCGGCATCTCCCGCTACCGCGAACTGGCCCGGGGCCAGATCATCGGCGACTCGCACGGCATGCTCAAACTGCTGGTCTCCCCGGACGACCGCAAACTGCTGGGCGTGCACTGCTTCGGTACCGGCGCCACCGAGCTCATCCACATCGGGCAGTCCGTCATGGGCTGCGGCGGCACGGTCGACTACCTGGTCGACGCGGTGTTCAACTACCCGACCCTGGCCGAGTCGTACAAGGTCGCCGCCCTGGACGCGACCAACAAGATCCGGCAGATCGACCGGCTCAGGGACTGA
- a CDS encoding alpha/beta fold hydrolase, with protein MTEFVLVAGAWLGSWAWDEVVPELRAAGHGAHAVTLSGLADRQNVRVGRQTHVEDIVNEVERLGLRDVVLVGHSYAGIPVGQAAERIGDRLSHVVFVDSEVPVNGGSFASGWWQGQAAFEAALAGNGGFWAPLTAADCEGQGLTDEQIARFVGGSTPHPGATLTDPAVLARPLGELPATYIKCLLDGPEPNDVVAELLKSEHWRLVELDTGHWPMFSRPRELARILHETTGGS; from the coding sequence ATGACTGAATTCGTACTCGTGGCGGGCGCGTGGCTGGGATCGTGGGCGTGGGACGAGGTGGTGCCGGAGCTGCGTGCGGCGGGGCACGGCGCTCACGCGGTGACGCTTTCCGGGCTCGCCGACAGACAGAACGTCCGGGTCGGCCGGCAGACGCACGTGGAGGACATCGTGAACGAGGTCGAACGCCTCGGTCTGCGAGACGTCGTCCTGGTCGGACACAGCTACGCCGGCATCCCGGTGGGGCAGGCCGCCGAGCGGATCGGCGACCGGCTGTCCCACGTGGTCTTCGTCGACTCCGAAGTCCCGGTGAACGGCGGGTCGTTCGCCTCGGGCTGGTGGCAGGGCCAGGCCGCGTTCGAGGCAGCGCTCGCCGGGAACGGCGGCTTCTGGGCGCCGCTCACCGCTGCGGACTGCGAGGGCCAGGGGCTCACCGACGAGCAGATCGCGCGGTTCGTGGGCGGCTCCACCCCGCACCCGGGAGCCACGCTGACCGACCCGGCAGTGCTGGCGCGCCCACTCGGCGAGCTTCCGGCGACGTACATCAAGTGCTTGCTCGACGGCCCCGAGCCGAACGACGTCGTGGCCGAACTGCTGAAGAGCGAGCACTGGCGGCTGGTCGAGCTGGACACCGGCCACTGGCCGATGTTCTCCCGGCCGCGCGAACTGGCACGGATTCTGCACGAGACAACCGGGGGATCCTGA